The following nucleotide sequence is from Aneurinibacillus soli.
ACGGCGACGTCGAGCAGATTTTTTAATCCAGTTTGGTGATAGCTGTTCAAATAGGCGTATTCTAAAACGTCCTCATCTTCATTTCCATGAATATCAAGATGTTTTTCGAGAATGATTTTATCCTGTGTCAGCGTTCCGGTTTTATCTGTACATAAAATGTCCATTGCGCCAAAGTTTTGAATCGCATTGAGTTTTTTTACGACTACTTTGTTATTTGCCATCGTAACGGCGCCTTTGGCTAAATTGGCGGTCACAATTACCGGTAGCATTTCTGGCGTTAAGCCAACTGCAACAGATAGACCGAAGAACAAAGCTTCCCACCAATCGCCTTTCGTAAAGCCATTGATGAAGAAAATAATTGGGACCATAATCATCATGAAGCGAATGAGAACAAAGGTGACACTGTTTACACCTTTATCAAAACTTGTCAATGGGCGCTTGCCGATCAGTGTTTTGGCCATTGAACCAAAATAAGTGGACGCTCCGGTCGCAATGACAACTGCCGTGGCTGAACCGCTGATCACGTTCGTTCCCATGTAGCAGATATTTGCCAGTTCTAATGCATTAGCTGCCGATTTTTTGTCTCCCGATGGTAGCACATCCTGTTTTTCTACGGGCAGTGCTTCTCCTGTCAGGGCAGATTCACTGACGAAAAGGTCTTTGGACGTAATCAAGCGTACATCCGCTGGAACTAAGTCCCCTGCTGATAAATGGATGATATCTCCCGGTACTAATTGTTCCATGTCAATCTCTTTAGCGGTAGATTGGCGGATGACCGACGATGTTGTTTTGACCATTGCTTTCAGCTTTTCGGCAGTTTGCATGGAACGATACTCTTGCGTAAAGCTGATGAGTACGCTAATGGAAACCATTGTGCTGCTGATGATGACCGCTTCTGTGTCATCAGTAAAAAATGAGAATACAGCTAGACCGAGCAAAATTAGAATAAAAGGATTACGAAAGCAAGAAAGAAGCTGGATGTACCAGGCAGGTGGTCTTTCATGAGCAATCTGATTTCGTCCAACATGTTCTAATCTTCTTTTTGCTTCTGATTCCGATAATCCTTTAGATGAAGTCGATAGGTTCTCTAGTACGTACTCCGATGGACATGAAGCAGCTTCGATCAGACGATCTACAATCTCATGGTTTACTGCTTGGTTGTTCACGCTTGGCTCACTCCTTCGTGCGAAAAATGGACACAAAAAGACCCTCTCTGTACTAGGAGAGGGTCAGGTTTTGTAACTTTATGTTCCACACGCTTGCACGTCAAATAAACACACTTAAATACACCCACTCAACCGATGAGAATGGACGGGAATTAAAGCATGAAAAACGCGTAACAGCGTAGGGAACATGACTCTTCCTCGTTACAGGATATTGCGATAAATTTTTGTTTTTCCTCCTACTATGGCCGTCTTCCATGTGGGTGTTTCCCTCCTTTTCACAAATAAAAAACCCTCTAGATATACTAGAGGGCTGAATGAATGCATACGAAAAAACATTCCGGCTCCCCCTAGTCGAGTTTTGGCACTATACAACGTAAAGAGAAAACAAACGATCTCTTAGCCACCTTAAGAAAAGCCTTAATCCGACAATTCCTGTTCTACCCATGGGCATCTTTCGATATTTCTGGGCAGTGGCCTATGTTTGTATAGGAGCCTCACCTAACGAGGACTTATTTAATACAGGGATATCGTAATTCCAATTTGATAATTTGTCAATAGTTTATTTTCAAAAACGGTAAAAGTGTCCTCATCAAAGAGCCAAAGGCCGCCTCTTCACTTTAAAAAAGGCTCATCTATACCCTAGATGGATCATGAACATACACGATTGGCTAGGCTTTCAGAGGAACACATACCGGACCTAGCATAAGGTTTCACATATACGAATCCTTTTATATAATGATAAATATAGATCATATATAATGGATTTCTGTAGAAATGGAGGGGTGCTGTGAGATATTTGAGGTGGATTTTACTTTTTATTACCATGCTGAGTGCTTTTCCGCATGCAGCCATAGGACAGACGCAAGAAAAAGAATCAGCCCTGCATCATAAAAAAATTGTCCTCATTCCGCTCGACAGCCGTCCGGTGAATACAAGCTATGTCACACTGCTCGGGCGCATTGGCCAAGCAGAAGTAATCTTGCCTACGACCGGCCTGGACCAGTGGGAGAAACCTGCGGATTACAGCAAGCTAAAGCAGTTCCTTCAAGAACAAATAGGGTCTGCAGATGCTGTTTTTATCGCGATTCCCGGCTGGGTGAACGGTGGGCTTCTGCACGGACGGTATACAGCAACGTACACCGAACAGGCAAAACGCCTGGCTGAACTCAAGACTATACTGCTTCCGTACCGAAATAAGTCCATCTATTTGATCGGCGTTATTCCACGGGAAAAACCGGCAGCCGGTTCTCCTGCGGAAGCCTATACATTTGAGCTGACACAATTCGGTCGTCGATACGCGCAGTATATACAGTCAGAAAAACCGGAAAATCGTCGCTATCATATGTATTTCCTGCGCAAGATACAGCAGGAGACTCCACCCAAGCACTTGCTTGGCTATACCCGCCTGTTTCAGGAGAACCTACAAGGACTCTATACGATCGCAGACTGGGCGCGTGATGGCATTGTGGATGGAGTTCTCATCGGCACCGATGATACGAGCACACTAAGTTTGCCAAAGGTAAATGAACTGTGTATTCGAGAATACTGTCGGCGCGAAAAGCTTTCCAATGTATATATTATGAATGGCGCAGATGAATTAACCTCGCTTCTGCTAGCCCGCTACAAAAACGAACTGGACGGCACACCATCGCACTATACACTCACCTATTCACATCATGCCGCCAGAGATAAAGCGCTCACATATGATGGTGTACCGCTGGCAGAAATGATCGCATCCAAAATCGCTTTTATTCAACCGAGTCATCCGCGCCATCCCGAGCAGCGTCTCAGTGTATACATTCATTCCGGTGAAGAAGAACTCGAGACTGTAGCTGACTGGTCGCGCCAAAATGCAGGCACCATTCGGGGGCTGGCTGATGTGTCTTACCCGGAGTTCCCGGATACCGACTTTATGGAAGCATACACAAGACAGAAGCTATCTGGACAGTTTGAAAGCTATGCATCCTGGAATACCGGCGGGAATACAATCGGACTTCTGCTGGCTCATATGGAAATGATCCGGGGAGAACCCGTCTGGAATGCAGCCCATGAAGAGTGGATGGCCCTGCGCTATGCAGAAGATTACTACTACAATGCAGTGAAGCGCCCGCAGTATGTGCACCGTTATGATCAAGCTCACAAGCTTGAACCTGAGGAAGAAGCAATCGCTACCTCACCG
It contains:
- a CDS encoding DUF4127 family protein, which produces MRYLRWILLFITMLSAFPHAAIGQTQEKESALHHKKIVLIPLDSRPVNTSYVTLLGRIGQAEVILPTTGLDQWEKPADYSKLKQFLQEQIGSADAVFIAIPGWVNGGLLHGRYTATYTEQAKRLAELKTILLPYRNKSIYLIGVIPREKPAAGSPAEAYTFELTQFGRRYAQYIQSEKPENRRYHMYFLRKIQQETPPKHLLGYTRLFQENLQGLYTIADWARDGIVDGVLIGTDDTSTLSLPKVNELCIREYCRREKLSNVYIMNGADELTSLLLARYKNELDGTPSHYTLTYSHHAARDKALTYDGVPLAEMIASKIAFIQPSHPRHPEQRLSVYIHSGEEELETVADWSRQNAGTIRGLADVSYPEFPDTDFMEAYTRQKLSGQFESYASWNTGGNTIGLLLAHMEMIRGEPVWNAAHEEWMALRYAEDYYYNAVKRPQYVHRYDQAHKLEPEEEAIATSPIQAEANHLLSSLSYVTRTQTGIQQAPIRFRVEKATLPWNRIFEISYTLKRE